In Xiphophorus hellerii strain 12219 chromosome 4, Xiphophorus_hellerii-4.1, whole genome shotgun sequence, a single genomic region encodes these proteins:
- the efl1 gene encoding elongation factor-like GTPase 1 — protein MGVTGLDKIKTLQRNPANIRNLCILAHVDHGKTTLADCLVANNGIISSRLAGKLRYLDSREDEQVRGITMKSSAISLHYSTGNQEYLLNLIDSPGHVDFSSEVSTAVRLCDGAIVVVDAVEGVCPQTQVVLRQAWLENIRPVLVINKMDRLIMELKLTALEAYTHLQKILEQVNAVTGTLFTSKVLEERAEKVKEEVNRDKDPSGDQVYDWSAGLEDADDSHLYFSPDQGNVVFASAIDGWGFSIQHFAHIYSQKMGIRTEVLLKTLWGDFYLNTKIQRIMKGAQTKGKKPLFVQLVLDNIWSLYDAVVTRRDKQKVEKVMTSLGIKVMTRDLRHSDPKVLLFAICNQWLPVSKAVLSMVCEKLPSPLEMTAEKVEKLMSVGTRRFDSLPERTQELKTAFLQCSSEINAPVIIFVSKMFAVDTKALPQKRQRPLNQEEITQRREVARQRHAEKLAAESLERATRSCSAPGEATMTRLPLKPEEEEEQKEVFIAFARIYSGTVKKGQRVFVLGPKYDPAQGLSLLPEGSSTSDCIPEVPHLSCCTVENLYLLMGRELEELEEIPAGNVMGIGGLEDCVLKTATLSASLACSPFTPLNFEAAPIVRVAVEPKHPSEMPKLVSGMRLLNQADPCVEVLIQETGEHVLVTAGEVHLQRCLDDLRERFAKIEISVSKPIIPFRETVVRPPKVDMVNEELGKQQKVAVIHQVKEELSQGRSSDCQHVDPDGLVTLTTPNRLATVCVRAIPLPQEVTVLLEKNSEVIRTLELMNSSLREGRAMDINLRTLEAIAELKDHLQSLLQGRKWRNAVERIWAFGPRRYGPNILLNSIKDYSRPSVWQCLEWRHSNDQVRAPASPLRDFDNSIISGFQLVTLSGPMCEEPLMGVCFSVERWDVESVAFSQNPDTLKEDSGSPEALHDVNSHGNSEDVIAERKMDASSVDCYGPVSGQLIAAMKEACRHAFQAQPQRLMAAMYTCEIMATAEVLGRVYGVLGKREGRVLHEEMKEGTDMFIITAVLPVAESFGFADEIRKRTSGLASPQLVFSHWEVISSDPYWVPTTEEEYLHFGEKADSVNQALKYMNAVRRRKGLFVEEKIVEHAEKQRTLGKNK, from the exons TCTGGACAGTAGGGAGGATGAACAGGTTAGAGGAATCACCATGAAGTCCAGCGCCATCTCTCTGCACTACAGCACAG GCAACCAGGAGTACCTTCTAAATCTGATCGATTCTCCTGGTCATGTCGACTTCTCCTCTGAGGTTTCCACAGCGGTGCGGCTGTGTGATGGAGCCATTGTGGTTGTAGATGCTGTTGAGGGTGTGTGCCCACAG ACCCAGGTTGTCCTCCGACAGGCCTGGCTTGAGAACATCAGGCCTGTTCTGGTCATTAATAAGATGGACAGGCTCATTATGGAGCTGAAGCTCACCGCTCTGGAAGCATACACGCACCTGCAGAAGATCCTGGAGCAG GTCAATGCTGTCACAGGGACTCTGTTCACGTCTAAAGTGCTCGAAGAGCGAGCGGAAAAGGTGAAAGAGGAGGTGAACAGGGACAAGGACCCAAGTGGAGATCAGGTTTATGACTGGAGTGCTGGACTGGAGGATGCTGACGACTCTCACCTCTACTTTTCTCCTGACCAAGGAAATGTGGTGTTTGCCAGCGCCATAGATGGATGGGGTTTCAG caTTCAGCATTTTGCCCACATATACAGTCAGAAGATGGGGATCAGGACTGAGGTGCTGCTGAAAACCTTGTGGGGAGACTTCTATCTCAACACAAAAATTCAGAGAATCATGAAAGGTGCTCAG ACCAAAGGAAAGAAGCCGCTGTTTGTGCAACTTGTGCTGGATAACATTTGGAGTTTGTATGATGCAGTCGTTACTAGAAG AGACAAGCAGAAAGTGGAAAAGGTGATGACCTCACTTGGGATAAAGGTGATGACAAGGGACCTGCGTCACTCTGACCCAAAAGTTCTCCTCTTTGCTATCTGTAACCAGTGGCTACCAGTTTCCAAGGCTGTCCTCT CAATGGTGTGTGAGAAGCTTCCCAGTCCTTTAGAGATGACAGCAGAGAAAGTGGAGAAGCTGATGAGTGTTGGAACCCGTCGATTTGATTCACTGCCTGAAAGGACGCAAGAACTGAAGACAg CTTTCCTCCAGTGTTCCAGTGAGATAAATGCCCCAGTCATCATTTTTGTGTCCAAAATGTTTGCTGTGGACACCAAAGCTTTGCCTCAGAAGAGACAGAG GCCTTTAAACCAGGAGGAGATTACTCAGCGTAGGGAAGTGGCAAGACAAAGGCATGCTGAGAAACTGGCTGCAGAGAGCCTTGAGAGGGCCACCCGGTCATGTAGTGCTCCAGGAGAAG ctACTATGACACGTCTGCCTCTAAaaccagaggaggaagaggagcagaaggaggTCTTCATAGCATTCGCAAGAATCTACAGTGGGACAGTCAAGAAAGGTCAAAGGGTTTTTGTTCTGGGACCAAAGTATGATCCTGCTCAGGGCCTGAGTCTG CTGCCAGAAGGATCCAGTACATCTGACTGTATTCCGGAAGTACCTCATCTGTCCTGTTGTACCGTGGAAAACCTTTACCTGCTTATGGGCCGAGAGCTTGAAGAGTTGGAGGAAATCCCTGCTGGAAATGTTATGG GCATTGGAGGTTTGGAGGACTGTGTCTTAAAGACAGCTACCCTGTCAGCGTCCCTTGCTTGTTCCCCCTTCACCCCACTCAACTTTGAAGCTGCACCCATTGTACGGGTTGCTGTAGAGCCAAAACATCCAA GTGAGATGCCAAAGCTGGTTTCTGGGATGCGTTTGTTGAACCAGGCAGATCCATGTGTTGAGGTTCTGATACAGGAAACAGGAGAGCATGTTCTGGTCACTGCTGGAGAAGTTCACCTGCAGCGCTGTCTAGATGACCTCAGAGAGAG GTTTGCCAAGATAGAGATTAGTGTGTCTAAGCCCATAATTCCATTCAGAGAAACTGTGGTGAGACCTCCAAAGGTGGATATGGTGAATGAGGAACTTGGCAAGCAACAAAAAGTTGCTGTCATTCATCAG GTGAAAGAAGAACTCTCTCAGGGTCGTTCATCTGACTGCCAGCATGTGGATCCTGATGGTCTTGTTACCCTCACCACTCCTAACAGACTTGCTACTGTCTGTGTACGGGCCATCCCATTACCACAAG AGGTGACTgttctcttggagaaaaactctGAGGTAATTCGGACTCTGGAGCTGATGAACTCATCCCTCAGGGAGGGGAGAGCCATGGACATAAATCTCAGGACCCTGGAGGCTATTGCAGAACTGAAAGACCATCTTCAGAGCTTGCTGCAGGGAAGAAAGTGGCGGAACGCTGTGGAACGGATCTGGGCTTTTGGGCCTCGGAG gtaTGGTCCCAACATTCTTCTGAACAGCATTAAAGACTACAGCCGACCATCAGTGTGGCAGTGTCTTGAGTGGAGACACAGTAATGATCAAGTTAGAGCTCCAGCTTCTCCACTCCGAGACTTTGATAACAGTATCATCAGTGGTTTCCAACTTGTAACCCTGTCTGGTCCCATGTGTGAAGAACCCCTGATGGGAGTTTGCTTCTCGGTTGAGAGGTGGGATGTCGAGTCTGTagctttttcacaaaatccaGACACCTTGAAAGAGGACTCTGGATCCCCTGAAGCATTGCATGATGTCAATTCACATGGAAACAGTGAAGATGTGATAGCAGAGCGAAAGATGGATGCTTCTTCTGTGGACTGCTATGGGCCAGTCTCTGGCCAGCTGATCGCGGCCATGAAGGAGGCATGCCGGCATGCCTTCCAGGCTCAGCCCCAGAGACTGATGGCAGCCATGTACACTTGTGAGATCATGGCAACTGCTGAGGTGCTGG GCCGGGTTTATGGTGTACTTGGAAAGCGAGAAGGTCGAGTCCTCCATGAAGAGATGAAAGAAGGGACAGATATGTTTATCATCACAGCTGTTCTTCCTGTGGCTGAGAGCTTCGGATTTGCTGATGAGATCCGCAAGAGGACAAGTGGACTGGCCAGTCCACAGCTGGTTTTCAGCCATTGGGAG GTGATCAGCAGTGACCCATACTGGGTTcctaccacagaagaagaatacCTGCATTTTGGAGAGAAGGCGGACTCTGTGAACCAGGCCCTGAAATACATGAACGCTGTCCGTCGACGGAAAGGTCTTTTTGTGGAGGAGAAGATCGTTGAGCATGCAGAGAAACAGAGGACACTTGGCAAGAACAAGTAG